In bacterium, the following proteins share a genomic window:
- the cobJ gene encoding precorrin-3B C(17)-methyltransferase, with the protein MYAENKTVILYITNNGRNLAQRIKGLYPDAQILKFQSAAVSEIWNECKNLIFIMACGIVVRTIAPLIKDKRTDPAVVVLDEKGKFAISLLSGHLGGANKAARNIAKFLDGQAVITTASDVDNISHSKLVIGIGCNRGTSENEIEKAVRKTLAKHNFSFTDVISIATIDIKSQEPGLVAFAQNYNLLTQTFSTDELNSVKGILKSESVFKSTGAIGVAEPAALLASKANKLLIPKQKIGNVTIAVAEHKTEEKGEIYIVGVGPGDSEHITPYAQKKIRNSEVIVGYNSYINRIAELIKDKEIISTGMTQELKRCQKAVELAIAGKTVSVISGGDPGIYAMAGLVFEIIKKQNFPEINIEVVPGISALNASAARLGAPLMHDFAVISLSDRLTPWELIKKRLESAAMSDFVIVFYNPRSIGRQKQINKAREIILKYKTPETPVGIVKGATRDNEKIIITNLKDMLDYEIDMQTTIIIGNSQTFLWNNRMITPRGYEVPFYPPQNLT; encoded by the coding sequence ATGTATGCCGAAAATAAAACCGTAATACTTTACATCACAAATAATGGTAGAAACCTTGCACAACGGATTAAGGGACTTTATCCAGATGCCCAAATCCTAAAATTTCAATCTGCGGCTGTTTCTGAAATATGGAATGAATGCAAAAACCTTATTTTTATTATGGCTTGTGGTATTGTGGTAAGGACGATTGCTCCATTGATAAAGGATAAAAGGACAGACCCGGCTGTAGTTGTGCTTGATGAAAAGGGAAAGTTTGCCATCAGTCTCTTGAGTGGACATCTGGGCGGAGCAAATAAAGCCGCAAGAAATATCGCAAAATTCCTTGATGGTCAGGCAGTTATCACCACGGCATCAGATGTTGACAATATATCCCATAGCAAATTGGTGATTGGTATTGGCTGTAATCGCGGCACATCAGAAAATGAAATAGAAAAAGCAGTAAGAAAGACATTGGCAAAACATAATTTCTCATTTACTGATGTCATATCTATTGCTACCATTGATATAAAATCTCAGGAACCAGGATTAGTGGCATTTGCCCAAAATTACAACCTCTTGACTCAGACATTCTCTACGGACGAACTCAATTCAGTAAAGGGGATATTGAAATCTGAGTCTGTATTTAAGTCCACCGGGGCAATAGGTGTCGCTGAGCCAGCCGCACTACTTGCCTCAAAGGCAAACAAACTGCTTATACCAAAACAAAAGATAGGAAATGTAACGATAGCCGTGGCAGAACACAAAACAGAAGAAAAAGGGGAAATATACATTGTCGGTGTAGGCCCCGGTGATAGTGAACATATTACACCTTATGCCCAGAAGAAAATCAGAAATTCTGAGGTTATTGTAGGATATAACAGTTATATCAACCGCATAGCAGAACTGATTAAAGATAAAGAAATCATCTCTACGGGGATGACGCAGGAACTAAAGAGATGTCAAAAGGCAGTAGAATTGGCTATTGCCGGCAAAACCGTTTCAGTCATCAGCGGCGGTGACCCTGGCATTTACGCTATGGCTGGATTGGTGTTTGAAATTATCAAAAAACAGAACTTTCCTGAAATTAATATTGAGGTTGTGCCGGGCATTTCTGCCTTGAATGCCTCTGCGGCAAGACTGGGTGCACCGTTGATGCACGATTTTGCCGTTATCAGCTTATCAGACAGACTTACCCCATGGGAATTGATTAAAAAAAGGCTTGAGTCAGCGGCTATGTCTGATTTCGTTATCGTCTTTTACAATCCCAGAAGCATTGGCAGACAAAAACAGATTAATAAAGCCAGAGAGATTATCTTAAAATACAAAACCCCAGAAACACCAGTAGGAATTGTAAAAGGGGCAACGCGAGATAACGAAAAGATAATTATCACAAATCTTAAAGATATGCTTGATTATGAGATTGACATGCAGACAACAATAATAATCGGCAATTCACAAACCTTTCTATGGAATAACCGGATGATAACACCAAGAGGATATGAAGTACCGTTTTAC